ATCGCCATCGGAGAACGAAACCATGGCGACGATCAAGATCAACGACGACGCGATCTGGATAAAGGGCATCGAGGGCGACCCCGGCCTGCAGGAACGAATTCGGGGCCTGCGCCCCCGTCAAGTGCTCGATCTCGAGGTCGACGGCGTCGTCGGCCAGTGGGAGCGCATGCGCGACGGCAGCGACGGGCGCCCGACCCTGGGCATCAAGCCGATCGGCAAGATGCGCGAAGTCTGGTCCCGCCTGCGCCAGAGCGCCACGCAGAAGGTCGTGCCGCTGCGCGAGGTCGTGACCGCCGACAGCTACCTCACCGCCCTGCCCGCGACGCTCGGCGAATGGGACTCGAAGGAGGACGACGAGGCCTACCGTGATCTGTAGCTTCGCCGACGTCGTGGTCGTGCCATTTCCGTTCGTCGACCGGCCGATTTCGAAGACCCGGCCAGCGCTGGTCTTTTCCAGCGCCGCCTTCAACGAGGAGCACGATCAGTCGGTCCTCGCGATGATCACCACCGGTGCAAACTCGGCATGGCCGAGCGACATCGTCATCGGCGACGGCAAGCGCGCCGGCCTCGCCCGTCGCTCCGTTATCCGCTGGAAGCTGTTCACGCTGCCGAACCAGATCATCCTGAAACGGATCGGCACGCTCGGCGAAAAGGACCTTGCCGCGGTTAAACGCTCGGCCCGCCGCTATTTCCTGCAGTGAGGGCTCCGCGCTAGTGCGCGACGCCTTCCCACACCCGCTTCTTGGTCAGGTACATCAGTCCGGCGAACACCAGCAGGAAGATGAACACCATGAAGCCGATGCGCTTGCGCTCGACCAGGTGCGGCTCCGCCGTCCACATCAGGAACGCGGCGACGTCGTGCGCGTACTGGTCGACCGTCTGCGGGCTGCCGTCGGTGTAGGTCACCACGCCGTCAGACAGGGGCGGCGGCATCTTCAGCGACGCGGCGGCGAGGAAGTACGGGTTGTAGTGGGTGCCGTCGGGGATCGTCACGCCCGGGGGCGGATCCTGGAAGCCGGTGAGCAGCGCGTGGATGTAGTCCGGCCCACCCTCCTGGTACTGCGTGAAGAAATCGATGATCGCCCAGAAGACGCCGCGCGGCGCGCCGCGTGCCTTGGCCATCAGCGACAGATCGGGCGGCGCGGCGCCGCCGTTGGCGGCAGCAGCGGCCTGCGTGTTCGGGAACGGCGCCGGGAAATGATCCGACGGCTTGCCGGCCCGCTCGAACATGTCGCCGGCCTCGTTCGGCCCGTCCTGGACCTGGAACGATGCGGCGAGCGACTTGACCTCGTCGTCGGTGAAGTGCGGCCCGCCCTCGTCGCCGAGGTTACGGAAGTAGAGGTACTTCATCGAGTGACAGGCGGAGCAGACTTCCTTGTAGACCTGGTAGCCGCGCTGGAGCTGCGCCGTGTCGTACCTGCCGAACGGACCGGCGAACGACCAGCTCTGCAACTCGGGCAGCTTGATCGGGAAATGCGCCTCGCCGGCTTCGGCGGGCTCGGCCGCCGGTTCCGCGGCGGCGGGCGCCGCCGGGACAGCAGCCGCGGGCGCCTCGGCAGCGGGAGCGGCGGCAGGCGCCGCGGCATCCTGCGCAAAGGCCGGCAGCGTGATCGCGGCGAGCGCTGCGGAGAAGACGGCGGCGGCGAGTTTCATGGGATCAGACCTTCGCCGCGGCGGCAGCATTCTTCGCCAGCACCGCCTCGGTGATGCTGGTCGGCAGCGCCTTCGGCCGCTCGAGCAGTCCCACCACCGGCATGATGACCAGGAAGAACGCGAAGTAGTAGACCGTGAGGATGCGCGCCGCGATGACGAAGCCGCCCTCCGGAGGCTGCGAGCCGAGGTAGCCGAGGCCGATCGCGCAGATGACGAAGATCCAGAAGAACTGGCGGTAGATCGGGCGGAAGGTCGCCGAGCGCACGCGCGATGTGTCGAGCCAGGGCAGGAAGGCAAGCACCGCGATCGCCGAGAACATGGCGACGACGCCGAACAGCTTGTCCGGAATGGCGCGCAGGATTGCGTAGAACGGCAGCAGGTACCATTCCGGCACGATGTGCGCCGGCGTCTGCAGCGGGTTGGCCGGAATGTAGTTGTCGGGCTCGCCGGTGTAGTTCGGCACGTAGAACACCAGCCAGGCGAACAGCAGCAGGAAGACGCTGAGGCCGAAGAAATCCTTGATCGTGTAGTACGGGTGGAACGGCACCGTGTCCTGGCCGCTCTTCACATCGACGCCGGTCGGATTGCCGTTGCCGGGAATGTGCAGCGCCCAGATGTGCAGCACGACCACGCCGGCGATCATGAACGGCAAGAGGTAGTGCAGCGCGTAGAAGCGGTTGAGCGTCGGGTTGTCGATCGCGAACCCGCCGATGAGCAGCGTGTGGATCGCGTCGCCGACCAGCGGTATCGCCGAGAACAGGTTGGTGATGACCGTCGCACCCCAGAACGACATCTGCCCCCACGGCAGCACGTAGCCGAAGAAGGCCGTGCCGATCATGAGCAGGAAGATGATGACGCCTAGGATCCAGAGAATCTCGCGCGGCTCCTTGTACGAGCCGTAGTAGAGCCCGCGCAGCATGTGGATGTAGACCGAGAAGAAGAACAGCGACGCGCCGTTGGCGTGCAGATAGCGGATCAGCCAGCCGTAGTTCACGTCGCGCATGATGTGCTCGACCGAATCCATCGCCAGGTTGGCGTTCGGCGTGTAGTTCATGGCGAGCACGACACCGGTGACGATCTGCGCCACCAGCATGAAGACGAGGATGGCGCCGAAGTTCCACCAGTAGTTCAGGTTCTTCGGCGTCGGATAGGCGACGAACGACGGATATATGAAGCCGACGATCGGCAGCCGCGCCTCGAACCATTTGGCGAAGCCGCTTTTCGGGGTGTAGGTCGAAT
The sequence above is drawn from the Bauldia sp. genome and encodes:
- a CDS encoding cytochrome c1; translated protein: MKLAAAVFSAALAAITLPAFAQDAAAPAAAPAAEAPAAAVPAAPAAAEPAAEPAEAGEAHFPIKLPELQSWSFAGPFGRYDTAQLQRGYQVYKEVCSACHSMKYLYFRNLGDEGGPHFTDDEVKSLAASFQVQDGPNEAGDMFERAGKPSDHFPAPFPNTQAAAAANGGAAPPDLSLMAKARGAPRGVFWAIIDFFTQYQEGGPDYIHALLTGFQDPPPGVTIPDGTHYNPYFLAAASLKMPPPLSDGVVTYTDGSPQTVDQYAHDVAAFLMWTAEPHLVERKRIGFMVFIFLLVFAGLMYLTKKRVWEGVAH
- a CDS encoding type II toxin-antitoxin system PemK/MazF family toxin; the protein is MICSFADVVVVPFPFVDRPISKTRPALVFSSAAFNEEHDQSVLAMITTGANSAWPSDIVIGDGKRAGLARRSVIRWKLFTLPNQIILKRIGTLGEKDLAAVKRSARRYFLQ
- a CDS encoding cytochrome b N-terminal domain-containing protein — encoded protein: MDGHSTYTPKSGFAKWFEARLPIVGFIYPSFVAYPTPKNLNYWWNFGAILVFMLVAQIVTGVVLAMNYTPNANLAMDSVEHIMRDVNYGWLIRYLHANGASLFFFSVYIHMLRGLYYGSYKEPREILWILGVIIFLLMIGTAFFGYVLPWGQMSFWGATVITNLFSAIPLVGDAIHTLLIGGFAIDNPTLNRFYALHYLLPFMIAGVVVLHIWALHIPGNGNPTGVDVKSGQDTVPFHPYYTIKDFFGLSVFLLLFAWLVFYVPNYTGEPDNYIPANPLQTPAHIVPEWYLLPFYAILRAIPDKLFGVVAMFSAIAVLAFLPWLDTSRVRSATFRPIYRQFFWIFVICAIGLGYLGSQPPEGGFVIAARILTVYYFAFFLVIMPVVGLLERPKALPTSITEAVLAKNAAAAAKV